The region ttgtaatttttttaaaaaattttttatgcctgttattgttaagaataattttaattcatgttaTAAACATTTAACAGTGTTTTTTTTTAGCAGATGGCGATTGAAGACTCAGTAacgattaatattaataaaaagctTAGAGACCAATGTCATGTATCCTCTGATTGTTGCATTTTTGAAGTGCCTAGTGATCTACGAAGCGTGAATGAAAAGGCATATGAACCGCAGATGATTGCAATTGGTCCATATCACCACGGTAAAGCTCACTTAAGTGCCATGGAAAAGCACAAAATACGATATCTTCAAAGCTTCCTTCGACGAGGAGATAAGAATGACGTATCATGGTATGTCCAGCTCATAAGAGGGTTAGAAGAAAGTGCTCGTAAATGTTATGCAGAACACATTTGTCTTCCGGAAGATGCATTTGTAGAAATGTTGCTTCTTGATGGTTGCTTTATTATTGAGTTTATATGCAAATTGGTTGACCCTGATGCAGAAGACCCTATTATAGGTTCGGATCATAAATCGAGAGGGGTAATAAAGCTGGACCTGTTATTACTTGAAAATCAACTTCCATTCTTCATACTTAGGGAGTTGCTTGTCACAAGCGCTTGGATTCAAAACCCAGAAATCGAGTTCATTAAACTGATCTTGTTAGTCTATGGCAGTTATCTACCAGGCCCTCGGTATGATCCAGATCCAAGTCATAAATACACTCCAGAAGAGATGACGCAAATCAAGAATCTACTGGGATTACTACATGACTACTGGAAACCTTCCCGTGCAAGAATAAAGGCTTATTCGGAACAGAGAAAACATGTGCGAAAATTTATGCGCTGTGCCACAGAGCTCAAAGAGGCAGGGATTGAGTTCAAGAGTGTTAAGGGATGTAACTTGTTCGATATAAAGTTTGAACACGGAAGAATTGAAATCCCAAAAATAGAAATTGCAGATAGTACAGAGCGTGTCTTGCGAAATCTCATCGCCTATGAGCAGTTGACTTCTTTCGAAAATCCATATTACTTCACTGATTATATGGTATTCATGGATAGCCTCATCGATTCTGCAAAGGATGTGGAGCTACTTTGTCGCCGGAAGATCATTGTAAACAGGTTGGGTGACGATGAAACACTTGCAACTCTATTCAACAAGATTGGGAAATATGTCGTCTGCAATAGAGTTCTCTACGCTGATATAGCGAAAAAGGTAGACGAACATTGCGAAAAGAGAAGGAATCTGTGGATGGCCAACCTAAGGCATGATCATTTTAACACTCCATGggctaccatttctgttttggcagCTATAGTGCTGCTCCTTCTCACCTGTACTCAAACTGTGTATTCAGTTCTTTCTTATTATAAATAAATGCCATGTTTCTGATTCATGTTGTCACGGATGAAAGCTTTGATAGGAAGTAAATTGGACAACAATTTAATCTAATAAATTATTCTTACTTGTGTGAACCTATGAAGAACAACAATTGAGTATATATGCAACAGACAATCACAATATTAAGCTGCTCAAAAGATGCACAATTCAATCACGCATGAACACGACAAATTTTTACGTGGAAAACTCCTTCAAAGTGAAGGATAAAAACCACGGGATCTCTCTTGTTCCCATTAAAAGAGCTCTGGGCTTATAGCAATTACAAACACCATAAACAATTCTCAACAAAAAATCTCAGGACAATTCAAATAAATTAACAAGAGATAACAAAGTTTTGGAGATAATTCACCAAAACACAACTGCTGTCCATCTAAATTGACCACCTTATGGTTGTCAAAACCCGATCTCCACCATTCCAATTAAAGAACAATATGTCC is a window of Hevea brasiliensis isolate MT/VB/25A 57/8 unplaced genomic scaffold, ASM3005281v1 Scaf360, whole genome shotgun sequence DNA encoding:
- the LOC131177215 gene encoding UPF0481 protein At3g47200-like, whose amino-acid sequence is MAIEDSVTININKKLRDQCHVSSDCCIFEVPSDLRSVNEKAYEPQMIAIGPYHHGKAHLSAMEKHKIRYLQSFLRRGDKNDVSWYVQLIRGLEESARKCYAEHICLPEDAFVEMLLLDGCFIIEFICKLVDPDAEDPIIGSDHKSRGVIKLDLLLLENQLPFFILRELLVTSAWIQNPEIEFIKLILLVYGSYLPGPRYDPDPSHKYTPEEMTQIKNLLGLLHDYWKPSRARIKAYSEQRKHVRKFMRCATELKEAGIEFKSVKGCNLFDIKFEHGRIEIPKIEIADSTERVLRNLIAYEQLTSFENPYYFTDYMVFMDSLIDSAKDVELLCRRKIIVNRLGDDETLATLFNKIGKYVVCNRVLYADIAKKVDEHCEKRRNLWMANLRHDHFNTPWATISVLAAIVLLLLTCTQTVYSVLSYYK